The following proteins come from a genomic window of Rhinoraja longicauda isolate Sanriku21f chromosome 4, sRhiLon1.1, whole genome shotgun sequence:
- the LOC144592559 gene encoding uncharacterized protein LOC144592559 isoform X1: MKRHGAQFGAGCRKPTQATGRTYKLRAGSTRSQDRNRVSGAVRRQLCHRATQRFKSAQQPGKNLQQSKKIQVFNVPAIISEQRTLDKLIIHFQTLSNGGGEVLDVHYPTRVPGNAFITFAKKEDADNVLKREQILKLDQKNYKLDVCEVGRGETASDDVQVFEFVRTKLDPRYFPSKMALQLIHEHHFQVISEQGSIVDIQGSFSSLKELRRNLMDLIVHQPTHVVTENGIEQYSMRTGPSAHKVGAEHQWFNGS, encoded by the exons aaaacccacgcaggccacggggagaacgtacaaactccgtgcaggcagcacccgtagtcaggatcgaaaccgggtatctggcgctgtgaggcggcaactctgccaccgtgccacccaaagatTTAAAAG CGCCCAGCAACCAGGAAAGAATTTGCAACAGTCAAAGAAGATCCAAGTCTTCAACGTTCCTGCGATCATTTCTGAGCAGCGGACTCTGGACAAACTGATCATTCATTTCCAGACGCTCAGCAATGGAGGAGGCGAGGTGTTGGATGTGCACTACCCCACCAGAGTTCCTGGCAATGCCTTCATCACCTTTGCCAAAAAGGAAG ATGCAGATAATGTCCTTAAACGTGAACAAATCctgaaattagatcagaaaaactATAAACTGGATGTATGTGAGGTTGGAAGAGGGGAGACCGCATCTgatgatgtacag GTTTTTGAATTTGTCAGAACAAAACTGGACCCAAGATACTTTCCCTCAAAGATGGCTCTTCAATTAATTCACGAACACCACTTTCAAGTTATAAGCGAGCAGGGGTCTATTGTTGACATCCAAGGATCTTTCTCCTCTTTAAAGGAACTTCGGAGAAACCTTATGGACCTGATTGTGCATCAGCCAACCCATGTAGTCACGGAAAAtggaatagaacagtacagcatgagaacaggcccttcggcccacaaagtcggtGCCGaacatcaatggttcaatggttcttaa
- the LOC144592559 gene encoding RNA-binding protein 43-like isoform X2 produces the protein MKRHGAQFGAGCSAQQPGKNLQQSKKIQVFNVPAIISEQRTLDKLIIHFQTLSNGGGEVLDVHYPTRVPGNAFITFAKKEDADNVLKREQILKLDQKNYKLDVCEVGRGETASDDVQVFEFVRTKLDPRYFPSKMALQLIHEHHFQVISEQGSIVDIQGSFSSLKELRRNLMDLIVHQPTHVVTENGIEQYSMRTGPSAHKVGAEHQWFNGS, from the exons CGCCCAGCAACCAGGAAAGAATTTGCAACAGTCAAAGAAGATCCAAGTCTTCAACGTTCCTGCGATCATTTCTGAGCAGCGGACTCTGGACAAACTGATCATTCATTTCCAGACGCTCAGCAATGGAGGAGGCGAGGTGTTGGATGTGCACTACCCCACCAGAGTTCCTGGCAATGCCTTCATCACCTTTGCCAAAAAGGAAG ATGCAGATAATGTCCTTAAACGTGAACAAATCctgaaattagatcagaaaaactATAAACTGGATGTATGTGAGGTTGGAAGAGGGGAGACCGCATCTgatgatgtacag GTTTTTGAATTTGTCAGAACAAAACTGGACCCAAGATACTTTCCCTCAAAGATGGCTCTTCAATTAATTCACGAACACCACTTTCAAGTTATAAGCGAGCAGGGGTCTATTGTTGACATCCAAGGATCTTTCTCCTCTTTAAAGGAACTTCGGAGAAACCTTATGGACCTGATTGTGCATCAGCCAACCCATGTAGTCACGGAAAAtggaatagaacagtacagcatgagaacaggcccttcggcccacaaagtcggtGCCGaacatcaatggttcaatggttcttaa